Proteins co-encoded in one Gossypium arboreum isolate Shixiya-1 chromosome 11, ASM2569848v2, whole genome shotgun sequence genomic window:
- the LOC108478046 gene encoding transcription elongation factor SPT6 homolog produces MQLDIVGLLFDDIFGEEKASFCGQNYEMSDFIVSKEKSYGEGSSLRWLKMNKKKMEQVVTICLSALDDKVPITDDANQTLNHRKQMSEEIMEPPPLDKRSIEEETIWIHNQLVPFIAMYRKEQCLSLLDNFEQNEAENEDNDDVEQVGQLKWHKKRKSVLQMHQRKIYDEECLKIDNSEKHTLNKQLFESISKSLNEAEMKEEIDDVDAKHTLNKLLSGFNIICTIYNLCYLDSFDCRC; encoded by the exons ATGCAGTTAGATATTGTAGGCCTGCTATTTGATGATATATTCGGAGAAGAGAAAGCTTCATTCTGTGGTCAAAACTATGAGATGAGTGATTTTATTGTGAGTAAGGAAAAATCTTAtggagaggggtcatctctaaG GTGGTTAAAGATGAACAAAAAGAAGATGGAGCAAGTCGTAACCATTTGTTTGTCTGCCTTAGATGACAAGGTTCCTATTACTGATGATGCTAACCAGACCCTGAATCATCGAAAGCAA ATGTCTGAAGAAATAATGGAGCCTCCTCCACTTGATAAAAGGAGCATAGAAGAGGAGACTATTTGGATACATAATCAACTT GTTCCATTTATTGCCATGTATCGGAAGGAGCAATGTCTGAGTCTGCTGGATAATTTTGAGCAAAATGAGGCTGAGAATGAAGATAATGATGATGTTGAACAAGTAGGGCAATTGAAGTGGCATAAG AAGCGTAAGAGTGTGCTTCAGATGCACCAAAGGAAAATTTACGATGAGGAATGTCTGAAGATTGATAACAGTGAAAAGCATACTTTGAATAAGCAATTATTTGAATCAATATCAAAGTCTCTTAATGAAGCTGAAATGAAGGAAGAGATTGATGACGTGGATGCAAAGCATACTTTGAATAAGCTGTTATCTGGGTTCAACATAATTTGCACCATCTACAATTTATGTTATTTGGATTCATTCGATTGTAGGTGTTGA